A genomic region of Alicyclobacillus sp. SO9 contains the following coding sequences:
- a CDS encoding LacI family DNA-binding transcriptional regulator, which translates to MKVTIRDVAERAGVSAATVSRVLNRPELVEVETRDKVRQAMEALDFRPNALARGLSGNLTRTIGLVVPGITDFFFNEVYAGIEQATREYGMKVLVFDAEHSRHRALEAFTFLHQHQVDGIIFTSKLVTPDYDAVLERIGIPVALVLTQSTGRVPLPAFKVDDVKAVFDGVSYLVSRGHRSIGMLAAGLDDEMTGRQRHEGYVSAMQHYQLPFDERYVEFGDYRFNDGYTAMQRLLGKQSELKLTAVVCASDEMALGAVRCLYDNGFHVPDDISIMGFDDLSIASMGMPRLTTIRQPFKEIGAKAVEQLMKLIKEPRHSLSGVYYLPHQLVERESVRTITGTLK; encoded by the coding sequence TTGAAAGTAACGATTCGAGATGTGGCGGAAAGAGCAGGTGTATCTGCGGCAACGGTATCCCGAGTACTGAACAGGCCAGAGCTTGTGGAAGTGGAGACACGGGACAAGGTGCGGCAGGCTATGGAAGCGCTCGACTTTAGGCCGAATGCATTGGCGCGAGGCCTGAGCGGGAATCTTACCCGAACCATTGGGTTGGTTGTACCCGGAATCACGGACTTCTTCTTCAATGAAGTTTACGCAGGTATTGAACAGGCCACACGAGAGTACGGCATGAAGGTCCTGGTTTTCGATGCTGAACACAGCAGGCACCGTGCGTTGGAAGCGTTTACCTTTCTGCATCAGCATCAGGTCGACGGCATAATTTTTACGAGTAAGTTGGTTACGCCGGATTATGATGCCGTTCTCGAACGTATTGGAATTCCAGTTGCGTTGGTTTTGACACAGTCAACGGGGAGAGTGCCGCTTCCGGCTTTCAAAGTTGACGATGTGAAGGCAGTCTTTGATGGTGTGTCCTACTTAGTTAGCAGAGGTCACCGAAGTATTGGAATGTTGGCGGCAGGCCTGGATGACGAAATGACTGGGCGTCAAAGACACGAAGGATATGTATCTGCCATGCAGCACTACCAGCTTCCGTTTGACGAACGCTACGTGGAGTTTGGCGACTATCGATTTAATGACGGTTATACAGCAATGCAACGGCTCTTGGGAAAGCAGTCTGAACTGAAGCTGACTGCCGTCGTTTGCGCTAGTGATGAAATGGCTCTTGGAGCCGTGCGTTGCTTGTATGATAATGGGTTCCACGTTCCTGACGATATTTCCATCATGGGCTTCGATGACTTGAGTATTGCCAGCATGGGAATGCCGCGGCTCACGACCATCCGCCAACCATTCAAGGAGATTGGCGCGAAGGCAGTTGAGCAACTTATGAAGCTGATTAAAGAACCTCGCCATTCTCTTAGCGGCGTATACTACTTGCCGCATCAGTTGGTGGAGCGCGAATCGGTTAGGACAATTACGGGAACCTTAAAATAG
- a CDS encoding carbohydrate ABC transporter permease → MGQPIAQPRPSDLKRTDRRSGYLMFMPAGLVIAAVTLFPIIYSVYMSLNHIELTPHGFAAHSAGLANYSLLVHSGVFWHSVWFTTYYAVVTVVVELVLGMFIALAINGVQKLKNLSLVVMLIPWALITVISAQMWAYIYNGVYGVLNYILQSLHLIGAPVTWMGTSTSAVIAMMIADIWKTTPFVVIILLGGLQMIPEEYYEAAHIDGANRWQIFWKITFPLLRGSVALAGLFRILQAFGVFDLPFVLTGGGPGTATQSLAILGEQELFSHFRFGVGSAIAVSTVVIVLFLSLIFLSAFRSLVESDPA, encoded by the coding sequence ATGGGTCAACCTATTGCTCAACCAAGACCAAGTGATTTAAAGCGCACAGACCGCCGGTCCGGATATCTCATGTTCATGCCTGCGGGTCTTGTAATTGCAGCGGTCACGCTCTTTCCAATCATTTATTCTGTTTACATGAGTCTGAACCATATCGAACTGACACCGCACGGCTTTGCTGCACATTCTGCGGGTTTGGCAAACTATAGTCTGCTGGTCCACAGTGGTGTCTTTTGGCACAGTGTTTGGTTTACGACCTATTACGCAGTAGTCACTGTGGTCGTTGAACTGGTTTTAGGTATGTTTATTGCGCTTGCCATCAACGGCGTGCAAAAACTAAAGAATTTGTCGCTGGTTGTCATGCTGATTCCATGGGCACTGATTACCGTCATTTCAGCACAGATGTGGGCTTACATCTACAACGGTGTCTATGGAGTACTGAACTACATTCTTCAATCGTTACACCTCATCGGTGCTCCCGTTACATGGATGGGGACCTCGACCAGTGCAGTCATTGCTATGATGATTGCTGATATTTGGAAGACGACACCCTTTGTTGTCATCATTTTGCTGGGTGGATTACAGATGATTCCGGAGGAGTACTACGAAGCTGCACACATTGACGGCGCGAACCGCTGGCAAATCTTTTGGAAAATTACCTTCCCATTGCTCCGGGGCAGTGTAGCACTGGCTGGGCTCTTCCGGATTCTGCAGGCGTTTGGTGTCTTTGATTTACCGTTTGTACTTACCGGAGGCGGACCCGGAACAGCAACACAGTCACTGGCTATTCTAGGTGAGCAGGAGTTGTTCAGTCACTTCCGCTTTGGTGTTGGTTCAGCCATCGCCGTCAGCACTGTTGTGATTGTTCTGTTCCTTTCATTGATTTTCCTGTCGGCCTTTAGATCTTTGGTGGAGAGTGATCCCGCATGA
- a CDS encoding alpha-glucosidase — MSVGQHFTRQDNPAVNAAVVSAAWWKEAVVYQIYPRSFMDSNGDGIGDLKGILSRLDYLKDLGIDVIWLSPIYQSPNDDNGYDISNYREIMDEFGTMEDFDELLNAVHARGMKLVMDLVANHTSDEHRWFVESRSSRDNPYRDYYIWRPGKDGKEPNNWESFFSGSTWQYDEVTGEYYLHLFSKKQPDLNWDNPAVRNEVYDMMKWWLDKGIDGFRMDVINMISKVDGLPDAPNPDHKSYAWGGQFFQDGPRVHEYLKEMNSTVLSNYDIMTVGETGGVTLEQAKLYTGEDRGELNMVFQFEHVGLDSEDGDKWKVKPWDLGELKEVMTRWQDGLYGTGWNSLYLNNHDQPRSVSRFGDDKQYRVESAKMLATFLHMQQGTPYVYQGEEIGMTNVAFPSLSDYRDVEIHNAWRDRVENGDTHPDVLMQAIHVKGRDNARTPMHWDDSENAGFTKGQPWIKMNPNYTSINVVKDQQDENSILNYYKRLIRLRKDNPIMVYGKYDLILADHKEIYAYTRTLGSKIWVVVCNFYGNRPVFTLPKQLEVSGRSLIISNYDADTSASVQQFTLRPYECRVYQISE; from the coding sequence ATGTCAGTTGGACAGCATTTTACACGGCAAGACAATCCTGCAGTAAATGCTGCTGTGGTAAGCGCTGCATGGTGGAAAGAAGCGGTCGTGTATCAAATCTACCCGCGAAGTTTTATGGACAGCAACGGCGATGGAATTGGAGACTTGAAGGGGATCTTATCCCGTCTGGACTATTTGAAAGACTTGGGCATCGATGTGATTTGGTTGAGTCCAATCTACCAATCACCAAATGATGATAACGGATATGATATCAGCAACTACCGTGAAATTATGGATGAGTTTGGAACGATGGAAGATTTTGATGAGTTGCTGAATGCAGTTCATGCCAGGGGTATGAAGTTGGTCATGGATTTGGTAGCGAACCATACTTCTGATGAGCACCGTTGGTTTGTTGAATCGAGATCGTCCAGAGATAATCCGTATCGCGATTACTATATTTGGCGACCTGGAAAAGATGGCAAGGAGCCGAATAACTGGGAGTCCTTCTTTAGTGGTTCCACGTGGCAATACGATGAAGTGACGGGCGAGTACTATCTGCATTTGTTCAGTAAAAAACAGCCCGATTTGAATTGGGACAATCCAGCGGTTCGCAACGAGGTTTACGATATGATGAAGTGGTGGCTGGACAAGGGCATCGACGGATTCCGTATGGATGTAATCAATATGATTTCAAAAGTAGACGGTCTGCCTGATGCTCCCAATCCGGACCACAAAAGCTATGCTTGGGGCGGTCAGTTTTTTCAAGACGGTCCTCGGGTTCACGAGTACTTGAAAGAAATGAACAGTACAGTGCTGTCGAATTACGACATCATGACCGTGGGGGAAACTGGCGGTGTTACGCTTGAGCAAGCTAAACTGTACACGGGTGAAGACCGCGGTGAGCTGAACATGGTGTTTCAATTCGAGCACGTCGGCTTAGACAGCGAAGACGGAGATAAATGGAAGGTAAAGCCATGGGATCTCGGTGAACTGAAAGAAGTGATGACCCGCTGGCAAGACGGCTTGTACGGTACCGGGTGGAACAGTCTCTATTTGAATAACCATGATCAGCCCAGGTCTGTGTCTCGTTTTGGTGATGATAAGCAGTACAGGGTCGAATCGGCCAAGATGCTGGCTACATTCCTGCATATGCAGCAAGGAACCCCGTACGTTTACCAAGGCGAGGAAATTGGCATGACCAATGTCGCATTCCCGAGTCTGAGTGACTACCGTGATGTGGAGATTCACAACGCCTGGCGCGACAGGGTGGAGAACGGCGACACGCATCCTGACGTTTTAATGCAGGCCATACATGTTAAAGGCCGTGACAATGCCCGCACACCCATGCACTGGGACGACAGTGAAAATGCGGGATTTACCAAGGGTCAACCTTGGATAAAAATGAATCCCAACTACACATCCATTAATGTTGTTAAAGACCAGCAGGACGAGAATTCGATTCTAAACTACTACAAGCGTCTGATTCGCCTGCGTAAAGATAATCCAATCATGGTGTATGGTAAATACGACTTAATTTTGGCGGACCACAAAGAAATCTACGCGTACACGCGTACATTGGGCAGTAAAATCTGGGTAGTTGTGTGCAATTTTTACGGAAATCGACCAGTTTTTACTTTACCGAAGCAACTAGAAGTAAGTGGACGAAGTCTAATCATATCGAATTATGATGCAGATACTTCAGCGTCCGTACAGCAATTCACGTTACGTCCTTACGAATGCAGGGTGTATCAGATTTCCGAATAA
- a CDS encoding carbohydrate ABC transporter permease, which translates to MIRSRTQKVIGYVVLIFFLLMILLPFYWMFVTSFKPIQSISAYPPTLFPHHWTFEHYTQAFGQFHFAHYIRNSVVVAIVTTFLVLVFASMAGFVIARLPVKGKTPTLILLLVISMFPPIAIVSPLYVMLRDLHWLDSYQALIIPYTAFNLPFAIWILRNYFLQVPGALYEAAKVDGANAFQTYYRIFLPVTTPGMFTAAVFTFVAAWTEFFMALVFNPSDNMRTIPVGIALFSGQYNVPYGTIFAGSVVSVVPIIILVILFRKWIVSGLMAGSVKG; encoded by the coding sequence ATGATTCGAAGCCGCACACAAAAAGTTATTGGTTACGTTGTGTTAATTTTCTTTCTCCTTATGATTTTGCTCCCATTCTATTGGATGTTTGTAACATCGTTTAAACCAATTCAGAGTATTAGTGCTTATCCGCCGACCCTGTTTCCTCATCACTGGACATTTGAGCACTATACTCAGGCATTTGGTCAGTTCCACTTTGCGCATTACATTCGCAACAGTGTTGTGGTTGCAATCGTTACAACCTTTCTGGTTCTGGTGTTTGCCAGCATGGCAGGGTTCGTTATCGCCAGATTGCCTGTGAAAGGGAAAACGCCTACGTTGATTCTCTTGCTGGTTATTTCCATGTTTCCGCCGATTGCTATTGTGTCGCCGCTGTATGTCATGTTGCGGGATTTGCATTGGCTGGATTCGTACCAAGCGCTGATTATTCCGTATACCGCTTTTAATCTGCCCTTCGCAATCTGGATTTTGCGCAACTACTTTTTGCAGGTACCTGGAGCCCTCTATGAAGCAGCAAAGGTGGATGGAGCCAACGCTTTTCAGACCTACTACCGTATTTTCCTGCCTGTCACGACACCTGGAATGTTTACGGCTGCGGTTTTCACTTTTGTTGCCGCTTGGACCGAGTTCTTTATGGCCCTGGTGTTCAATCCATCGGATAACATGCGGACGATTCCGGTTGGAATTGCATTGTTCAGCGGGCAGTACAATGTGCCCTATGGTACAATTTTTGCGGGATCGGTCGTATCGGTCGTACCGATTATTATTTTGGTGATTTTGTTTAGGAAATGGATTGTCTCAGGCTTGATGGCTGGTTCAGTTAAAGGATAG
- the menC gene encoding o-succinylbenzoate synthase — MKLVRVILRYLEMPLKEPFHTSYGTEYNKDVIIIEAVSDGGSRGFAECVAGTAPLYTAETYMTAWSMLENFFIPALLQQHFNLRSDLMNIRNTLKPFRGHNMAKAAIEMAIWDLFAAETHTSLSELLGGQRREIPAGISIGIQPDIPTLLDKVRGYVAEGFQRVKLKVKPGWDIIPVAAIRESFPDLPLMVDANSAYTLGDARHLSELDEYHLMMIEQPLAYDDIIHHAHLQKLISTPVCLDESIQSLEDVRKAASIGACGVVNLKPGRVGGFAESLDIHEFCLANKMDLWCGGMLETGIGRLHNVALTSLSGFTLPGDTAPSSRYFERDIINPPVSFSTPGTLPVPELFGTANRLDMRYIEQLCKSTKEFPLANI; from the coding sequence TTGAAGCTTGTACGCGTTATCTTGAGGTACTTGGAAATGCCTTTGAAAGAACCGTTTCATACGTCATATGGGACTGAGTATAACAAGGATGTCATTATCATTGAGGCTGTATCGGACGGGGGAAGTCGTGGTTTCGCGGAATGTGTCGCTGGAACCGCACCCCTGTACACGGCTGAAACATACATGACGGCTTGGTCGATGTTGGAAAACTTCTTTATTCCCGCCCTCCTGCAGCAACACTTCAATCTTCGCTCTGACCTCATGAACATTAGGAATACCCTGAAGCCCTTTCGTGGTCATAACATGGCCAAAGCCGCGATTGAAATGGCTATTTGGGATTTGTTTGCAGCGGAAACACACACTTCGCTGAGTGAACTGTTAGGAGGACAGCGAAGGGAGATTCCCGCAGGCATCAGCATCGGTATTCAGCCGGACATACCAACTTTACTGGACAAAGTTCGCGGTTATGTTGCTGAAGGGTTTCAGCGTGTAAAACTGAAGGTGAAGCCAGGGTGGGACATTATTCCTGTTGCTGCAATCCGCGAGTCCTTTCCCGACTTGCCTCTGATGGTGGACGCCAACAGCGCCTATACCCTAGGCGATGCTCGTCACTTAAGTGAATTGGACGAATACCATCTCATGATGATAGAGCAACCGCTGGCATATGATGATATTATCCATCACGCTCACCTTCAAAAACTGATTTCAACTCCTGTCTGTTTGGATGAGAGTATTCAATCTCTCGAAGATGTCCGCAAAGCAGCCAGTATCGGCGCTTGTGGTGTGGTAAATCTAAAACCAGGCCGAGTCGGTGGATTTGCTGAATCGCTGGATATTCATGAGTTTTGCCTTGCAAATAAAATGGATCTGTGGTGTGGAGGCATGTTGGAGACTGGTATTGGCAGGCTCCACAACGTTGCTTTGACTTCACTGTCTGGTTTCACGCTTCCTGGTGACACGGCGCCAAGTTCCCGTTATTTTGAGAGAGACATCATTAATCCGCCGGTATCCTTTTCGACTCCGGGTACACTGCCTGTTCCTGAACTTTTCGGAACAGCAAACCGCCTGGACATGCGCTATATTGAGCAATTGTGTAAGTCTACAAAGGAATTTCCACTGGCGAATATTTGA
- a CDS encoding ABC transporter substrate-binding protein, giving the protein MNLKKKSFLTGAAVVTIGTLVAGCGTGGNNTTSSGSGGGNTTTNTTGGTVKTPDYSKASGTIVWAAPPITHTGLRAKLIKEFEAKYPNVKVTLQNQNNNTDTNKASLTTAIQGGSSKPDVYMGDVVWPAQMASHSMAVPLDTKLPKSFWNRFASGLVKGATYKGHVYAAPFFVDSGFLFYRKDLLKKAGIANPPTTWAELKADAQKVQKKGLVQYGYVWQGASYEGTTCDFTEFLADAGGKVLNSSGKPVIDSPQAQKALTFMTGLIKSGVSPKAEDTFHEKESMNVFDQGNALFLRNWSYAWSNSQTSKNSKVVGKVGVTVLPTFKGNSKHYSTIGGWDLYVNPHSKNMLADLAFINWMTGKGGQDILAKDYSELPTNASVQNDPAVKKVSPVFTIVNKTSFVSRPSQNPNYAAISQAIYQNVNKALSGGTTPAAALKKAQSQIKSALSGGL; this is encoded by the coding sequence GTGAACCTAAAGAAGAAAAGCTTTTTGACAGGGGCTGCTGTTGTCACCATCGGTACATTGGTCGCTGGGTGTGGCACAGGCGGGAACAACACAACAAGCAGTGGCAGCGGTGGGGGAAATACCACCACAAACACAACAGGAGGAACGGTTAAGACGCCGGATTACTCCAAGGCATCCGGGACGATTGTATGGGCAGCACCTCCGATTACACACACTGGACTGCGTGCAAAGTTGATTAAGGAATTCGAAGCGAAGTATCCCAACGTTAAGGTAACGCTGCAGAATCAAAACAACAATACAGATACCAACAAAGCGAGTTTGACCACGGCAATTCAGGGCGGTTCCTCCAAGCCTGACGTGTACATGGGCGACGTTGTCTGGCCGGCTCAGATGGCAAGTCATTCAATGGCTGTGCCGCTTGACACTAAACTGCCGAAGTCATTCTGGAACCGTTTTGCTTCTGGATTGGTCAAAGGTGCGACCTATAAGGGTCATGTTTACGCTGCACCGTTCTTCGTTGACTCTGGCTTCCTCTTTTATCGGAAAGACTTGCTGAAGAAGGCTGGTATCGCCAACCCTCCCACCACTTGGGCAGAGTTGAAAGCTGATGCACAGAAGGTGCAAAAGAAGGGTCTTGTACAATACGGATATGTCTGGCAGGGTGCATCTTATGAAGGAACAACCTGTGACTTTACAGAATTCCTTGCTGACGCCGGCGGAAAAGTGTTGAACAGCAGCGGCAAGCCTGTGATTGATTCGCCGCAGGCGCAAAAGGCTCTGACGTTCATGACTGGCTTAATTAAGAGCGGTGTTTCACCTAAGGCAGAAGATACGTTCCATGAAAAAGAATCCATGAACGTGTTTGACCAAGGCAACGCACTGTTCCTTCGCAACTGGTCCTATGCGTGGAGCAACTCGCAGACGTCTAAGAACTCTAAAGTCGTTGGTAAAGTCGGCGTGACCGTACTCCCGACGTTCAAAGGCAACAGCAAGCACTACAGCACCATTGGCGGATGGGACCTCTATGTGAATCCACACAGCAAGAACATGCTGGCTGACTTGGCATTCATCAATTGGATGACCGGTAAGGGCGGCCAGGACATTCTTGCGAAGGACTACTCTGAGCTGCCGACCAATGCGTCTGTTCAGAACGATCCCGCTGTGAAAAAGGTAAGCCCGGTATTCACCATCGTGAACAAGACGTCATTTGTCTCACGTCCGAGTCAGAATCCGAACTACGCAGCAATTTCACAGGCCATTTATCAGAACGTTAACAAGGCGTTGTCAGGTGGTACCACACCTGCCGCAGCTTTGAAAAAGGCACAGTCGCAGATTAAATCAGCGCTGAGCGGCGGTCTATAA
- a CDS encoding NfeD family protein, with the protein MPWWVWLIVAVVIGIIEVSTFTFVLLWIAVAAFITTLLTGVITNIWGQLLLFAIFSVVLYVVTRPIARRMKSQKLYKNPVEEMANQTGVVVTGAKVGDLATVKVNGEVWSAHCDTDLETGQRIQVVRATSTVLQVRVMERKMN; encoded by the coding sequence ATGCCTTGGTGGGTGTGGCTGATTGTAGCAGTTGTTATTGGCATCATTGAAGTTTCTACTTTTACATTTGTATTACTGTGGATTGCAGTAGCTGCATTTATTACTACGTTGCTAACAGGCGTTATAACAAACATTTGGGGTCAGCTGCTTTTGTTTGCCATCTTTAGCGTGGTGCTGTACGTTGTGACTCGCCCGATCGCACGACGAATGAAATCACAGAAACTTTATAAAAATCCGGTTGAAGAAATGGCAAATCAGACTGGTGTGGTCGTTACCGGAGCAAAGGTCGGGGACTTGGCAACGGTCAAGGTGAACGGTGAAGTCTGGAGCGCACATTGTGACACAGATTTGGAAACCGGGCAAAGAATTCAAGTTGTGAGAGCGACATCAACGGTGTTGCAGGTTAGAGTCATGGAGAGGAAGATGAACTGA
- a CDS encoding SPFH domain-containing protein has protein sequence MIGTIVVIVLIVLVILVILRGVRIIPQQRVAIVERLGKYHATLNPGVNIIIPFVDRIVRVVDLRTQQVVVPPQMVITKDNVQIQIDTVFFYTIVDAKTSTYNIADVVQAIQNITSANIRQVSGHMELDETLAGRDKISMALRTSLDEVTENWGVRIDRVEVVDIKPPTDVQNAMERQMKAERDKRASILQAEGLRQSAILEAEGQKQSAILKAEGQKEARIREAEGLQEAQKLEAQGRAQAIRSIAEAEQNRIEMLRAGKLDAQVLTYQSFEALQEIAKGEATTLFVPTEAVGVLGALGALKTGLQAGGTGQGVSGPRTENIDIEFENKSQNKSQDDSKRGSDK, from the coding sequence ATGATTGGTACAATTGTAGTTATTGTTCTGATTGTTTTGGTGATTCTGGTCATTTTACGAGGTGTTAGAATTATCCCTCAGCAGCGGGTGGCAATTGTTGAGCGCCTTGGTAAGTACCATGCCACATTAAATCCCGGCGTAAACATCATTATTCCGTTCGTCGATAGAATTGTCCGAGTGGTCGACTTGCGCACGCAGCAGGTTGTTGTGCCGCCGCAGATGGTCATTACCAAAGACAACGTGCAGATCCAAATCGACACGGTCTTTTTCTACACAATTGTCGATGCGAAGACGTCTACCTATAACATTGCAGATGTAGTGCAAGCAATTCAAAACATCACTTCCGCCAACATTCGTCAGGTCAGTGGTCATATGGAGTTGGATGAGACTCTGGCTGGACGAGACAAAATCAGCATGGCCTTGCGTACTTCACTGGACGAGGTCACTGAGAACTGGGGCGTGAGGATTGACCGAGTTGAGGTTGTCGACATCAAGCCGCCAACGGACGTCCAAAATGCCATGGAACGGCAGATGAAGGCCGAACGCGACAAGCGCGCGAGCATTCTGCAGGCAGAAGGACTGCGTCAATCAGCGATTCTGGAAGCCGAAGGTCAAAAGCAGAGCGCTATCTTGAAGGCAGAGGGTCAAAAGGAAGCACGCATTCGTGAAGCAGAAGGATTGCAGGAGGCGCAAAAACTGGAGGCTCAAGGGCGCGCTCAGGCGATTCGCTCCATCGCGGAGGCCGAACAGAATCGGATTGAAATGCTGAGAGCAGGAAAGCTTGATGCGCAAGTCCTAACGTATCAATCCTTTGAGGCATTGCAGGAAATTGCCAAAGGAGAGGCGACAACTTTGTTTGTGCCGACTGAAGCAGTTGGTGTTTTGGGGGCGCTCGGCGCACTGAAGACTGGACTGCAGGCAGGAGGGACAGGTCAGGGTGTGTCAGGGCCGAGAACAGAGAACATTGATATCGAGTTTGAGAACAAATCGCAAAACAAATCGCAAGACGATTCAAAACGAGGGTCTGATAAGTAA